In Bradyrhizobium sp. 195, the sequence CGTAGGGCGGCATGAACAGCGCTTCGCCCCAGGCAGTCGGCGTGAACCAGGTTTGGCGCAACAGATCGGTGATCTGCGAGCGCGAATAGGGCCGGCCGTGACCGAACGGCGTGCTGTCGGTGCGGGTCCACACCCCGCGCCGGTTCGGGATCACCGCGATCACGCGCCCGGACGGCGACAGCACGCGCCACACCTCGCGCAGCAGCGCGGCCGGATCGTCCGACATCTCCAGCGCGTGGACCAGCAGGATGCGGTCGACCGCGGCGTCGGGAAGCGGCAGCGAGAATTCGTCGACCAGCGAGGCCAACGCCGGCCGTCCCGTCGGCCATTTCAGGACGCCCTGAGCCGCCGGCATGAAGGCGATGCAGCGCTCGGCATCTTCCCGGAACAACCCCAGATAGGGCGTGGGATAGCCAAGGCCGAGCACGCGGTGGCCGTCGGCACGCGGCCAGCGCTCCCTGATGCCGCGATTGATCATTTGCCGCGCCACAATCCCAAGGCGGCGGGAATAGAACTCGCGGAGGT encodes:
- a CDS encoding methyltransferase domain-containing protein, whose product is MTIDVVDLREFYSRRLGIVARQMINRGIRERWPRADGHRVLGLGYPTPYLGLFREDAERCIAFMPAAQGVLKWPTGRPALASLVDEFSLPLPDAAVDRILLVHALEMSDDPAALLREVWRVLSPSGRVIAVIPNRRGVWTRTDSTPFGHGRPYSRSQITDLLRQTWFTPTAWGEALFMPPYAGGWVLKSAQMWERAGAALSLPFAGVHIVEATKQVYRAIPAKRERARLIPSLAKPVLVPSSTVTRS